The sequence below is a genomic window from Bacteroidales bacterium.
TAACCCGGGATCTTTATCCAGGCCGAGGTCTGTTTTAATTTCATCTGTTTTGACTTCGGTAACTGTACTGACATTTTTTTCTGTAGCAAAGTATTCATTTTTTTCTCCTTTTATTGTATATTCAAGGTTAGGTTGTGCCAGGAATACAAAGTTTCCGTTTTCATTAACAACCACCTCTTCGAGTACGGTATTGTCGGGGTTAAAGAGTTTAACCGTAGTGCCCGGGACTATTTCTCCGCTTTCTTTATCTGTAGTAACGCCTGTGATGAGTATATCCATTTTGTCAATGGCGTTGAAAGTAAATCCGTAAATGTCGTCATTAAAATTCAGGGATTTTCTGTTGGATGTGAAATATCCTTTCGTGTTGTCATCATTGAATACGATGCCGAAATCATCTCCGGGGCTGTTTATGGGATACCCTATGTTTCGTGCGTTTCCTCCCGGAATACCTGTTTCGTCGAGTGCCACTTTATAAACATCCATGCCACCCATACCCTCCAGGCCGTTTGAAGAGAAATACAATATTCTGTTTTTAATAAAGGGGAAAGTTTCATCCCCTTCGGTATTTATTGCTTTAAGGTTTTTTGGCAGAGACCATGATTCTCCTTCTCTAGAACAGTAATACAGGTCATATCCGCCGTTGCCTCCCGGCATGTCGCTTGAAAAATACAGGCGTTTTCCGTCATCGGTGATAGCCGGATGCATGCAATTGTATTCCTTATTGTTATATATAAAATCCCGTAGGTATTGATAGGATGTTCCTTTTTTATTAAGGTTTGCGGCATAAATATGTAGTTTCACTTGCCCGTCTTCAGCTCTTACAGGACGTGTGTCCACAATGTTGTTTCTGGTTAGGTATATTACTCTTTCCTGTCGGCTGAAACTACAGGGGCCTGAATTAAAGCGGTTGTCAATAGCATGCTTCAATGGGCGGACGCATGAAAATTTTCCATTCTTTTTTTGCTTGGTATGGAATAACTTAAAATAGCTGTAGTTTGTCCATGTATTGATATGATTCTCTGCATAAGCACGTTTACGTGAAGAAGCAAATACAATTTTGTTTTCAAGTATTCTTGGAGAAAAATCATTCTGTTTTGAATTGAATGAAACTACCTGAATTTTGTAGTCCGCACTGTCCTTATAAAATCTTTCAAAATAATCGATAGATTTTACAAATGTTTTACCTCTTTTATCAACATTGTATTCTTCCATATATTTTTTAGCATCAGCGTTTTTGTCTATTGACATCAGTGCCTGAGCATAATGATATTTGTGTATTGACTCAGCATATCCTTTTTCAATTATTTTTCCGTAATACTTCGCTGCATTATCCACATCATTGACCCTGCGGTAACAGTCAGCCAGTTTTATCAAAACTTCTTTATTGTTGCTGTCTTTACGCAGGCATTTTTTATATTTAGGAATGGCTTCAGCAAAAGATTGATATTCATACAACAGGTTGGCTCTTTCAATGCGGCCTTTTTGTGCCTGTGTGCTGCATGTAAATACTATCATGCTTGCGAAGAGAATGATTATGTATTTGGTAGGTTTCATAGCTTAAAAATTATATACTGATGAATATTATTTAAAAATATCTTGGATTTGCTATTTT
It includes:
- a CDS encoding OmpA family protein, whose product is MKPTKYIIILFASMIVFTCSTQAQKGRIERANLLYEYQSFAEAIPKYKKCLRKDSNNKEVLIKLADCYRRVNDVDNAAKYYGKIIEKGYAESIHKYHYAQALMSIDKNADAKKYMEEYNVDKRGKTFVKSIDYFERFYKDSADYKIQVVSFNSKQNDFSPRILENKIVFASSRKRAYAENHINTWTNYSYFKLFHTKQKKNGKFSCVRPLKHAIDNRFNSGPCSFSRQERVIYLTRNNIVDTRPVRAEDGQVKLHIYAANLNKKGTSYQYLRDFIYNNKEYNCMHPAITDDGKRLYFSSDMPGGNGGYDLYYCSREGESWSLPKNLKAINTEGDETFPFIKNRILYFSSNGLEGMGGMDVYKVALDETGIPGGNARNIGYPINSPGDDFGIVFNDDNTKGYFTSNRKSLNFNDDIYGFTFNAIDKMDILITGVTTDKESGEIVPGTTVKLFNPDNTVLEEVVVNENGNFVFLAQPNLEYTIKGEKNEYFATEKNVSTVTEVKTDEIKTDLGLDKDPGLKLRIEVKDSKTNEPLSNVAIELTDKGDGEKYKFFTSNTGAYEDLMKNKKVGNIINYDIKYSKYGYYNSKNTFTFNITEKGTVTITQNLDKIQEIEPIYFDYDKYDIRPDAAVKLDNLAELMHENPSLYIELYSYTDCRGSEIYNKDLSGKRAQSTGQYLIDKGISPGRIVGKGKGISKMAMECDCKKLGKSNCTEEQYQLNRRSEFVVKY